ACTTACTGCTCGCGCAACTTTTATCACATTTGTGTTCTTTTTTGGTTGATTTTGACAAATTTATTGCTGACCGCAGAATTTTTCGGATACTACATGTAGAAGGGCCAATACTGACAGCCAATATTGCCTTTGGCTGTAAACAAGTTTCAATAATTTTATGAATTTCTTCTTTTGCAGTTGAATGAATGGTTTTTATATTGAACTGGTTGTTAATGTGTGATGATCTTCTTGCCCTTTCAAATCTTGGAGTGGCATGACTTCTCTGTTTCCTTGCTAGTTTGGTACGAGGGAAGAAGAGTTTATACTATGTTTGGTTGATAGAAAATTGGGGTATAATTAATCCCGGAATTGTAGTATTTTTTTATCCACATGCAAAGGTGGAATAACTAATCCTGGAATAGTTAATCTGGGATAACTtctttccaaccaaacgacccctaaatgtAAACTTTCATTTATGTCTACTCCTTGTAAGTAAATTGTTTTACCATTTCAAGAATTTCAGTGGAAGTTGTTCTGAGGTGCATGTCTTTTGGGAAATGCACATTTTAAGGGGTCTGTTTGGTTGGGAAACAAGTTATGCCATGATTAATTATCTCGGGATTAGTTATTCCACCTCTCATAGGGATAAAAATAAATACTACAATCCTGCGATAACTAATTCCGGGATAACTAATCCCGGGATTAGTTATACCACGATTTTATTCCAACCACACATaagataaactcatctcaaatttaattctGAGATTAATTATCCTTTatccctcataccaaacgagCCCTAAAAGGTTAAGCATATTAATACATAGAACAATCTTGGCCTTTTTAAATAGACTAAGATAAAAAGGGCAACCCGGTGCACAAGACATCTTCCGTTCATGCAAGGTCCCGGAAAGGACCCCACCCCAAGTAATGTGATGTAAATAGCCTACCTTATTGCAAGCATTAGTAGCTGATTTCACGGCCTGACTGTCTTTTTCAATATTTACTGGAGTATAATTTTTTGGTCCATGCAATTCTTGCATTATAAGATTTTAATGGATAAAGTTGGGAGTTGAGGCCTGAGGGGAGGTGGGGTTGCTTGCATGTTAAAAGTGATATTTGATTTTCCACTTGAAAAGTCAGTATGTGGTGCCTACTTCTTTTCCCTATTTGGAAAACAGGCTCTTTCAATGTCTCTGAATAGTTGCTTGTGAGGATCTTAATTCAGCTAGTTGacttgtatattatatttatgcTGCAAAGTGGAGGGAATTTAATGAAGAGGATATACTTGGAAAGAAGCAAGATGCTTCAGAAGTGATGCCAATATACTGTAGTGAGAGTTAAATACTCGGAGGTATGACATAGCGGTCAATAAAGTAGGTGAAAATATTGTGTGACGAACACTTAAACTAGATGATTTATTTTCATACGCTTAAACCTTGTCGGATTTGGGAACTAGTGCTAGTAAGAGAGAGCTAGTACATGATAGAACAGTCAACGTATACATGCATAAGTTATCCTGGATACCACTGTTATAAAACAAAGAGTATATATTGTGTTAAGAAAAACTAAGATTTTTCTTTAGTATCTCTTTTTATGTTGATGTGGACAATAAGAACTGCTCGAGTTTTAGTAAAAGAAGGGATACCAGATGGTTGCATTGTTGTTCAATGTTCGTCAGTTAAAGGGGTTACAAGTTAAATATTAATCAGAGGTGGATTATAAGTAGATAATTAGAAATAATGGTGTTGCCCATAGACCAAGCGAGGGGCAACACTTGTTAAACTTGAAGTTATGTCCATGGGTAAGCGTGGTCAACAAATCAAGATTACTTACTTTCAAGGCCATTCTTATAAATCACACCGATCAAATAGAGGCTGGTTCAATTGTTAAGTGATTTGAGGAGGATAACTAAGCTGATACGCTGGAGTTGACTGTTGCCACAAAAGGGAAGGGCCGTACCACAATACAAGCAGATGTGATGTACCATTAGTGCTGGTGCTTCAGGATTCTAATGTATTGTATCCGAAATCAGAACAAACTTGCAAGTAGACCATACACATCCCATTACTAAGTGAGCTAGAGTGCAACCGCCCTATCCACTGAACTAGCTAGGAGGTATCACTTCAGGTCGAAGCATTAAAAGAAAAAGATCAATTCATTGTGGGAAAATGGTTGTTCAGAAGCCTATGCAAGATGTAAAACCCATAGAAGAAAAAGGATGAGCCCTCCTATTATTGGAAGTGAAGCTAGAAATTGAAGCTTATGATTTCAGAATTTTTGTTCATTTACGCTGCAtggttttaaattaataatttgtacatatttgTAATGACCCTAAGGGTCATCTTCTATTTTAGAACTCGAATCcgtattccgaggccttaaaaacctcattttatctctcttcgatttgcgtgcgcagtccgggcgcgttttCGGAAAAGCCTTCATGTggaaatttgagaaaataataatttttgcatttaaagttgattttagttgacttcggtcaacattttgagtaatgAACCCGGACCCGTGTTTCGACGATCCCACAGGGTCcttagtaaaatatgggacctgggcgtatgcacagaatcgaattccgaggtcccaagcccgaaaaatgaatttttgataaaaattgttaaactgaaattccaAAGGTTTTGAGAATTAGTAAATGTTTGATCTCGTtagtatcaggcccgtattttagtttcggagccaggtacaggtttaatatgatAATTGCatcatgtctgtgaaatttggtggaaaacggaattgatttgacgtgattcggacctttgattgagaaaatagaagttttgaaactatcttgaaaatttcatgtgttttggtgttgaGTTCGTAGTTCTAgctgttattttggtgatttgatcgcgcgagcaagttcatatctaagacttgtgtgcatgtttggtttggagccccgaggactcaggtgagttttggatatgctactgagtgatttggaacttagaaaaataGCTGGTATGCTTCAGTTGTGTTGCAAGcctcagacctcgcaaatgcgatgtcagGGTTCACATTTGCAATCATTGTGGAGGTCGAATTTGCGAGgcttccatcgcaaatgcgaaggaagctGGGCCAGCctaggttcgcaattgcaaacaaccttcgcatttgcggagtAGTCAGGGAAGGGGGgatcatcgcaattgcgacgaaaggttcgcatttgcgacagtaACAGAAATGCGAcaggttcgcatttgcaagcttcgcaattgtgaagctcaGGTcgtaaatgcgacatctgcaactgtgCAAAAAgggacttagacgggattttctcccattcttcatatttttcaaatcctagaaccctagaggcgattctCGCAAGACCAAATCTTCCCCAAACTTTGGTAAGTGATCCTAACCCACTTTCTTTCACTTTTCCATCATATTGCATGAATTTTCAACCAAAATTCTAAGATTtctatggtagaaattgggggtttgggtagaattagggatttttataaattggggatttagacctcaatttagggtcggatttcaaaaccaattgtaCATCTGGGCTCGGGGGTGATTGGGTAATCTggttttggttcgaatttcgAGTTTGAACCGAGCGGGCCCGGGgtcctttttttgattttttgaggaAAATGTTGGGGaatctataattatgcattggaattgactTCTTTAGcgttaattgatgttattaagttaattatgactagatacgagtggattggaggtggaatcgagaggtaaattggtaattgagctttgaattgcccgttggattgaggtaagtgtttggtctaacttcgACTTAAGGGATTAGGAATTcccgacttatttgctatgtgaaattccatgtgtgtagagtataggtgtggtgacgagtacctatatgCCGTCAAATTATCTGTTTAGCCTATTCTCTTCCCCGTTTCCTTATATATTGCTTTCCTATCTTAACTGCCACTTGCttattgatgcttccatgtctaattgcttcttgttaaaCGTTGTTGTCTCTATTGAAGGTATTGATTGTTCCGTAGTTTCATTATATTATATTGTTGGTTTATTGATGTTTCATGGTACACTCtggttggtctcgctgtgtagtattaACTGTTGAAGTTTCATACTGGTATAGACCTCTCGTTGTGATGATTTGAGGTATAAATGTTGTGGGGGTTTGAGCTGAGCTGTGAAATACTTATTCTTATtttgtgattggtactgatatggtggtgggattgggttgcacaccacaacaggaggaataagggtaagATGTGATTGTCTGACGGGATCAGAttgtacgccgcaacaaggaataataagggtggacatgtgggatcgggttgcgctccgcaacaggaggaataaaggtgatatgtattgaggagtaataagggtgaatgttcatattgttacttgttatatgatgggatcgggatgcgcgctgcatcatttgttgtttatgtattcTTCCTCTGCTGTGATTTCATTCCATAACATTGTAAttctcttaaggattggttatagctgagtactgGCAAAACATCTGAGTTCCGTATTTACTTTACTACAAGTTACTGTTTCGATCCgttctgtatttccttttgttttatcATATACTATTGCAGGTTATATTGTATAAGCctcgccttagcctcgtcactacttcgtcgaggttaggctcgacacttaccagtacatggggtcggttgtactaatactgcactctgcactttctatgcAGAGTTTGGAGCTGGTTGTGGCTGATCGAGAGATCGGGTGCAGGCACTcatcaggagacccaaggtagtcctgcaggcttccgcaggccctgacgtcccCTTCCTATGTTCtacttttctgttttattttctttcgaGACAGATGTACTTTTTCGTTCAGACCAGTATTTGTAGTAATTCGTAGAACGTTCGTGATTTGTGACACCGGTTTCAGGGTGGTATTTATTTCGGCTTTCGTTAATAGCAGTTAAATCATGTACTTCCGCTTTTATTTTCGCTGATTTAgtttttgttaaattttaattataaaaggataaaggaaaaaggtgaaaTATTCTGTAACGTTGACTTGCCTAGCGAGTgcaatgttaggtgccatcacggtcccgaaggtggAAAATTTGGGCCATGACAATATTCAACAGATTTCTTAAGACAAATTTAGAATTTGGACAAAAATTACTGATTTTAATTGGCCGAACCTGCAACCGAAAGGCTGACTCTACCCTTGCCTATAGATGTATGGTAGTATGCATTATCCTATATATCTACTCGCACCCTTATATGAGTTTGAGTTTGTTCAATCTTCACTAGGAATTGAAAGGCTAACCCTAGCCCATCTCCAATGTAAATACTCTCTGGATAATAATATACAAGGTAGGATCAATGCCAAACTCCTCACCAAATAAGGTGACTACAACCTTTGGGTGCATgactttaattaaaaataaataaatgtgttCGGAGATAACGATATGGGCAACTTTGTGAACTGTAAAATTGGTGGATGTTGGTGAATGGTGATCTCTATTTCAAAATTTTTGAAAGTGGAAAAACATTGAAATTGATTAAAATATCTTTTGTTAGTGTATAAGTTTGGCCACCATACTAAGAACTTTGTGTCATACCTATTTGGTGTCAGGAGATTACCTTCTATACACTGACGACGATAATATATTTATAGTATCACATCATTTAAAAGATTAGTTTTAGGGTACGCGCTTTATGCATGTACCCTATATAAATGAATATACGATCTTAAAAAATTAAgtaattattattaaataatgtgTTTGAGCTAttgaacaaaaattaaaagaaaatataagtTCCTAAAATTAATAAATGTTTATCCAATTTAGCTAGTTCAATAAATAAAGAATACTGCCATGTAAAAATCCTTATATACTTTATTGTGATTTTTGATGATTTATGTAGGAATATATGATAAAAGTTATTATTTTTTGTTACCTAATACCGAAAATAAGTAACAAATAATACTATGATATAGCTAATTTTGctctattttttaatttatttcacCGCTAGTGCTCTTCTTGTGGAAATAAATTTACGTAACTTAGGAGTTTTATcaacttaaaaaataattttacttacaTGAAGATTTTGAAAAAGACTTGAATTAGATTCTTTTTCTATTTAGTTAATTCAAAGAATTTATTTTTTTCGCATTGGGACTTTGTATTGTTAAAATAACTTAGAAAATATAGATAATTTTTAACTCCATTCCTATTCGAACAATAATTTTTCTCTTAATTAAtttttgaataatattttaaaattacatttaataattaaaaaatatttaattaagtaCATACCTCTTAAATAAGGAAGGTTCATAATTACACAAAATTTAGTTGATTTcgaattcctaaatattaggaaaaataattaatatttattactaaatattaggaaaataataaaatgattaTTTTGCCTAGTGTGAAacttatttttaaagggtaaaaaagacgaacgatatttcgttaagggccttcgtgcttttaatatagtatagataattTACATATATTCATATTAAGTAAagttaatatttaaaatatactagtattagtaccacGGTAATATGCAGATACAAGCTTAATCATCAAACTTGTGAAATGTCTTATTAAAGTACATTAGTCATATTTCTTTGGCAAGGGGGTTCAATTTTGGTAACTTAGATCTTAAATGGATTGTCTAAAAAGATGcatgaagaaagaaaaaggaaaatgataTCTTAGGTGGTTGTTTAATTAATAGTAGAAAAaagaatttaagaaaatatgaatGTTGTTACAGCTGGTTTTCAATATTATCCCTTATATGATCACTTAGGGAACTGTGAGAAAAAAAATCATTTAATTTTTATCAGAATTTTTAAAGTATGAAAAAAATGAGGTTTGGTCCTTACACATGAATAATAATGGCCAAAGCTGGCTGATATAATGATAGATCATTATTGTACAGATAAAAGCCAAGATTTGTCACCAACCTGGCAAAGGTATGCCCACATGGAGGAgagacaaaaaaaagaagaagatataaAGCAATTCTTATAGATCAAGTATAAATCCCACCATATGGTAGAAATGATgatatggaaaaaagaaaagaaaagaaaaaaaaatgatgatggtATGAAATCAAACTGTCTGACAAGATCAATTAGCAAGTGAATCAAAACCTTCCTTTTACTCCAATGGTTGGAATATAATATACTCAATCACACCACATAAGGAGGGTATATagacattaaaaaaaaaaaaatactaataaCGATGGTGTCCGAAGCAGCTTATGCGAACCTTAACCATCCACCAAAGACCTGCTACCAATAGCGAAGTCACATATATTAAAGGGGTGTCAACCTAAACAACTTCATTAGGAAATAACACATTGTTTCACCTCACTGAGGACGACTCACGATAGAAAGGTGCAGGTCGAGAATTAAGGTGGTAAGTAGTTGTGAGTTTTTCCTAGGTTTACCAACCGTACTAGTACCATTCTTGTAGTCTCTTATTCCTTGTTCTTTATTACTTGTTATATCATTCACTCTCATTACCACATTACATTATTGTTGCTTTAAGTTTACAGTTCCTTAAGCCAAGGATCTAtaagaaacaacctctctgcatTTATAGGTTTAGGGGTAAAGCTGCCTACAAACTAACCCCAGACCCCATGCATGGTATTAAGCTgggtttgctgttgttgttgtatattgcATATTGATACCCCTTCGTTGGCTTCTTTATGAGTTTACTTATCCTGACTCCGCCACTACCTGCTACCTCCCACTAGCATACGTAACAAGATACCAATCATAGCCAGATTGGAAGGAGGGTAGATAGACTTCAAAGACAATTCATAGCCAGCACTTATTTAGGATGTTGATAGAAGTCATAGGAAGTAGGAAATCACATGAAGTACAACCATCACATGGAAAAATTACAACATGAGGTGGAATAACATGGTTAGGTAGGTAACAACTAATAAGTCTGCAAGAAACTTGGACTGTAATGAGAAATGGCCAGTGAGATTTGCTCTGTGTGAGTGTGGGTGAggtgggtgggggtgggggtggggtgggggtgagGGAATTGAAGGATGCACAAAAGACAGCAGCTTGCTATTCACAACAAATATGTCAGCAACAATAAcaaacccagtaaaatcccacaagtgtgGTAGGGGGAGGGTAGAGCGTACGCAGATTTTACCCCTCCCTACTTTATGAAGGTAGAAAGGTTGTTTCCAGTAGACCCTTGGATCAAGAACAGAAAAGGGAGAGATGCCTTATTTGTCCGCAGCATGATGTCTTATTTGCCTTACAGGTTGTAATCACATATCCAACAGATCTCAAAGACTCACAGTAAATAAATACAACAGTAAAAACCAATAGACCGTACAGCCAAAAAAGACAATTTGAAAATATAACTACTACTACCTACGCCAAAAAAGTTAGAGTCGGCTATATGAATTGCCAATGTCTATTTTCTAGACAGTCATTCAAAAATGGAAGCAAAAACATCATGCAACCACTCGGTAATAATCATTCGTGGTGATCAAACACCATAGTAGGCACTGGAGAGGGGTAACAACTCGAGCTTCTGTCAACTGAAATGCATCCCCGAAATTTATGATTGCAATGCAACAACAAATTTACAACATTGGCAATGTGCATaatagacaagaggggttgctctgatggtaagcaacctccacttccaaccgagaggttgtgagttcgagtctccccaagagcaaggtgggaagttcttggagggaaggatgccgagggtctatttggaaacagcatctctaccctagggtaggggtaaggtctgcgtacacactaccctccccagaccccactaagtgggattatactgggttgttgttgttgttgttgcaatgTGCATAATGTCGTACCCCACTGTAGTAACAAATATGTGGCAAAATGAAGGAACTTTTCACATTGTCGATCACAAAATAATGCAGCAAATGCTCAAACAACTAACCATTAAAAACAGCAGATTTCTCAGTTATCGAAAAGAGATTAAAAAAGAGTTTTCACGGTATTGAGTTAGAATCTCCCACAAAACTCTGGCATCTTTGTGTATACAGGGGATGCTGGAAATATGGTAGAGCAcaatgtaagcaaaataacttaCCTATACACTCTTGCCAGAAAACAGAGGAAGAGGTGATCCTTGCAGTTAAAACCGAAGCGACAGACTATAGAGCTAATTTGGTAGATGTGAGCCGTAGATAGCTGCTAATTCAAAAGTGAGTTTGGAGAAGTTAATCTGTGAGTTCAAAGATTTCCTTTCTTCCCCTCTGTTTTTAACAGGCAGGTGCAGGGTGAGCGAGTGGAGGATTCATCTACATGTTAGAGCTACTAATAATATTAAGCTTAGTTAGATTTGATTGTTTTAAATTACTTTCTCTGTTTTCTTTCTATATACACTAACGCCATCCTTGGACGTTAGGGAATTAGGAGGCAGTTCAAAGAGCTACTAGAAAGCTTGACATACAAGCTTAAACTAGATAATTCCGCCTACAAACTGACAACGCCGACAATGTGCATTTTGTCGAACCTACTATAGTAACCAACATATGACAAAATAATGCAGCAAACGTCCAAATATCTAACTATTAAGATGTCACCATATTTGTTGAGCTTTCGGATATCAGATACAAAACGATTGAGCATAAGCTATATCACTCAAAAAATAGGAATAATTAACTAGGACTGAAAGCTATAAGATGTAAATCAAAAGTTCAATAATTATATATCCAAACACACACCTAAAAGATGAAGTGAAAGCTAATGAGTATCAAGTAAAGTTTAATAAGCCATAACCATAGACCTCCATcgaaaaaaacatatatataaagATATTCATCAATAAGCAATTTCTCTCCTCATACACTTAAGAATCACTTTAGCCTAGACGAAAGCCGAAAATGGAGCTTCCTCCTACAGCAAAACAGCTAAAAAGAATCACACCAAATAGAGTAACATCTTCTACTTTTTTCAAGGTACAACTGTATAATTAACTAAACAAATCACATATCCAATTAAGAAATTTCCTAAACTAAACCAACCAAGATTTTGTTTTTGTACTCATTTACAGCATTTGGCCAACAGAACCAAGAAAATAATCAAAAACACAATTGAGGAAAGTGCAATGGCAATACCAAGAACAACCTTACTTGGTCCATGACTATGTTGTTGGTGTGGACTTTCATCGTCAGCATAATCAGAGTCGTCCTCGTCATCATCCGAACTTATGTCCTTTGAAGGCGGAGGCGACATAGGCAACCCATGTTTATCACACGGAGCAATGCCAAGTTTCACTTTCTTAGACAAAGTTGAGTGATTGTAACAAAGATTAGAATTTTCACCCACTTTCAACACAACCAATTTCTTTATAAACGACGCATTAAAAGGCAAAATCCCATGAAAGTTATTCTTCTCAAGATTCAAGTATTTCAACCTCTTCATATCCGAAATGAATCTTGGAATAGTCCCATTGAGCTGATTAGACCCCAGATCAAGATGAACTAAACCCGGGATAGCAGCAATCGAATCAGGAATAGATCCAGACAACGAATTCGAAGCCAACGATACATTTTGCAACGAAGACAAGTCACCAAATGAAGTTGGAATTGTCTCATTAAGCGAATTCGACGAAAGATTCAAGAAAACAAGATTCTCAAGCTCAGTTAACGAACTTGGAATTTTCCCTTTTAACTTATTCCCAGACAAATCTACATAACTAAGATTCGGGTGCCAATGTTTAGGCAAAACCCCAGATAAATTAGCATGTGAAATAGTAACAGAAAGCAAGTGCTCAACACTATCCAAAATTATAGCAGGACCACTAGCAGTAACAGAAACACGCGAAACAGTTAAATCATTCACATTCTTAAACCTACTTAACCAAACCCCAGTAAGTTTCTTGAGACTATTAATACAAGTAAATGACTTAAGATTTAAAGTGAGCTGAGAAGGGAAATGAATAGGTGAAATGGGACAGTTAATAAACTGTAAATTGGTAAGTGTAGACAAAGATTTAAGAGCAGTGAGTGATAAAGCAACATCATCTGAACAGTTTGAAAGGGTAAGTGAAACAATGTGACGAAATGGGGTTGAGGAATCACATACAATAGTTGAGTTGTGAGTACATGGGTTTTTACCTGTTGGAATATTGAGTGATTGAAGAGCTTTGAGTTGTTTCGGGTCAAGTGGTGAAGATGAAGATGAATGAGGTGAAGGAGTGGAAATTGGAGATGGTTTTGGTGAAGGAGAGGAAATTGGAGAAGGAGAAGTTAGTGATTTTGAGGTTGTAGAAGGGAAAATGAAGAGGAGAAAAGTGAATGAAATGAGGAAAAAAGATGGATCTGGAGCTGCCATTGTTGTTGAAAGAAGATGGAAAAAAGGAAGAAATATGAGTGTAGTATTGAAGTTTGTACAGAAGAATTGAAGACAAAGGGTCGGAGTTTGATGGAGAAATGTATATGCCCTTGAAGTTGGAGATAATTACAGAAATAACATTATATATTCATAACGGCTCAAGTcagaaaaaaaaaggttttgtttttttctttatgAAAATTGGAGGAATTTTTTTTACTCTATTCATCGGTTATAATTTATGTgacattatttttttattaaatattaaaaaatgataattttagatttaaaatcaatttagtcTTAACTTTGTTACTTTTAGTAAGAAGTttttataatgataaaaaaatTATGACATATTTAAGATAATAAATTTTACACAAATGTTAAGCATATATAGAATCACAAGTCACGAAAGTCTTTATCCTCTTTTTAAAACATAGTCTCGAGTCAAATTAAATTATGTAAATTGGAATTAAAAGAAAGGGAGTAAGAAAGATTATTTCCCTAGAAAATACTATGTTACTTTTAAAGTAAAATACTTAATTAGTTATGTGGCACTACTCTTGTTGAATGACAAGATTTTATTTTTCTATGAATATAAAGTTTATTTAAATCATTTGTCCAACAATATAAAGACGGAGAAAGATGTAGTtcattattgaaaaaaaaaacagaaagtgAACTTAATATAGAACTTATCATGTGTCTCAGAATTGTGTATATTTTTAGTGTAGGATAGTCTCAAAGATGGTCAGTAAAGATTTATATAGTTGatcttaaatttttttttgaagttaAAATGTAATTATTACTGTCTGATAATCTTAACGAGTTTTTTTTAACGAGCTCATTATACTGAAAGGTAAAATCTCCTTCTACATATCGCTTTGCTTATTTTAAGCTACGATAATTTCTTCCTTATTTCATAaagattttccacgtaaaaaatcgattttattattcttttattCCCGTTATATCTATTGCATGTTGTTGCTACCCATGCATGCAGATATATTACAGGTGCCAActattttagaaatttattttctaAATCATTTTTCAGTATTTTGATGAATGTAAATATATATACATGGTATATAGTAATCGTACAAGTACTCCATATAATATGGTATCGAGATAGTCATTTTTGTGTGTGTagattttcaaatattgaatgtGGTATAGAATAAGAGTCGGAGGTACTTATAAGAAAAGGTAAAATTCGTTATTAATGATGAAAGTAATTTCTCTTATACCTTATAAGGTAAAATATTTTTCCTTGCACAAAATAATTTTATCGTTGTTCCAAAATTCTCCTTTAAATTTAAAATATTGACATTTTGGCTTTGAGTGATAAAAACATAATGGTTAAAAGGTTTAAGTGTTTAAGACTATGCCATTACGATTGCTCATTATTACTTGTTAAAATATTTAATTGATCTTTCAAGCATTTAAATAACAGTTAAAAAAATCAATCATCGTCCAAGCTTTATATCATAAAAAAGGACAGAATGACCTAAATGACACATATACTTGTGTCATGTCGATCCTCTTGTTTCACTTTTTCCATCCAGACACTTTAACTTGTTCAAAATCTATATTTTAAACCCTTCTGACCGTTGATCAAGCAC
This genomic stretch from Nicotiana sylvestris chromosome 9, ASM39365v2, whole genome shotgun sequence harbors:
- the LOC104220968 gene encoding receptor-like protein 51 encodes the protein MAAPDPSFFLISFTFLLFIFPSTTSKSLTSPSPISSPSPKPSPISTPSPHSSSSSPLDPKQLKALQSLNIPTGKNPCTHNSTIVCDSSTPFRHIVSLTLSNCSDDVALSLTALKSLSTLTNLQFINCPISPIHFPSQLTLNLKSFTCINSLKKLTGVWLSRFKNVNDLTVSRVSVTASGPAIILDSVEHLLSVTISHANLSGVLPKHWHPNLSYVDLSGNKLKGKIPSSLTELENLVFLNLSSNSLNETIPTSFGDLSSLQNVSLASNSLSGSIPDSIAAIPGLVHLDLGSNQLNGTIPRFISDMKRLKYLNLEKNNFHGILPFNASFIKKLVVLKVGENSNLCYNHSTLSKKVKLGIAPCDKHGLPMSPPPSKDISSDDDEDDSDYADDESPHQQHSHGPSKVVLGIAIALSSIVFLIIFLVLLAKCCK